gggccagatgtaaaatcatctattttaactacttttttaatttgttaattaactgtttctgtatttattacttattcaggtttcaaatattgcatattaatttgcatagatgtaaatatATGGCTGTGTAATGATATAACTCTTGATAAAATGGCATGTTAAGACCATCGtaacttttaatttaccctgtcgagggccacataaaatgatgtgaagggccacatttgagtttgacacgtgggTTAGACTaataattgtattaaaatatagtttcatgatcagatttaagattTGTTGCTAAAAAATTTGCCTAGCTTTTACTAGTTTTTGCAtttatgtttataattttacttcctgatcgGATATGGACAGCAGATGTGATATAACTAGAGgtatttcataactgttacctagcaaccataatgtaaacaagggctaaaactTGTCTGAATTACACAATACCggtagttatgattagactaatacaaataaacaagctaaacacctttattttcttgttacttttcatgtttaaacttaaaaaatccATTCCTTGTTCATAAATTGCTCATTCATTTTGGATGGACTTTTCCGTGTTGATGGCGGATTTAGAgagattctgttttagaactcagcgctacttcctgtatttttgcactcTTCTTCTTAACTTCTTTTCCACAgacgtaaaactatgataaatatttaccacagacactatcccaccaaaccaagtaataataataataataataataattaggaaAATGTGAAAACCTGCCATACGCATTTTGAATTGTCCCGGATGAATTCTCCATGAAAGTAACAGTATTCCTTAGTGAACATTCCCGACTTACACTTGGGATCATTCGACAGGAGCGCACGCAGTCGTTGAAGCCCATCCACCTCTGGTAATCTGGGTACTCCCCGCGGCGCAGGTAGTACTGGTACCCGCTGTAGTTGGGCCGTTCATACACCATCCAGGCTCCGGAGTCGACCCTGATGGAGTTACAGCGGCTGAAGTGAGAGTGCAGGTCCGAACACTCACTGCTGCACTCATAGTTACGCCCCTGGAAGTTCCGGTCCTCGTAAAATGTGATCTGAAAGAGAATATGATTTGgctaggagtaaaccaggactattggTGTGTCTtagattctaaaatgtgatgatggtGTCCTGTgagatgggggcgcaagagacAATTTTCCCTATTAATTACACTATATTTTGCTGTGAAATGTCCAAAAGGTAaagaaatgttgaacctgatcattccTATGAGTGACTAGATCAATTAACGTCTTGAATTACAAcaaaaagctgcattttaacaatattcattttagctgctcccatctgtattaactattattggcctatagaatgttgtgatgtcatctgaaacccagcaattcatgggtttcatcttgttatatgcaacattttgaggacttttccccttctaatatgttttaaattgccagttactatggcaacagtcctaacttaacagaaccaggactaaactaaggcaTTTGCGGTTAGACACTGTGTATTTAGCAGTTATTACTTTCAGtctctactttttttttagttatgaaAATTGAGTATttaacaaaatcaaaaacatataactccagaaaaatatatatgtaatgaTAAATAATtccggtgtaatccctcattcgtccagaTGTGGTTCAATATGTATTAATTCAAAATGGCTTCTAGATAGGAGCTGACACGTTTTGATTGCataaacagtgtccagatgtaGATAACGATATGATAAAATTAGCCCAATAACTGATTAAAAAAGGCCTTATTAGTCTTACCTTCCCCATGTTTGTGGTTGTGGCTCCTCTGCACAGCCCCAATGTTTCTCCTGCATTTATAACCCTCCTCTGACCTGGGCCTTTGTGGTGCTCAACAATCACTGCTCTGGTCAgctctttctccccctttccAAACTGTACTGTACATCTGCCCTAGAATCAGCTCTTTTCAAACGCACCCGGCCCCCTTTCCCCCATCCACTGTCACACATGAACTCGCTGACTTATGATGCTTTATAGAAATACTGGTTCAGAGAGAAGTTGCCtttgcagacttattttgacctcaagagctgctcatacaatagATATGTACTGGGGTGAGACTATTTACTTAATGCATACTCCACTCATCTCGCAGtaattgtttctttttgtaATGCTACCTAACCCTGACCCAACCATGAACCATATTAACCACAAAATCCTCAATGgcaatagatatgttttatgccatactgtggaatattaatgacaaaggaacaacatttccatggaaacagggccaataataataataaacacaccTAACACCTATAAGAAAACAACAGCATGCtttcattttagtttgttttatggcaaaaaagttacatatgggGCTTTAAGAAactatatttaaactttttttttaattacggCACACTTTTGCTGTTAAAACGTTGCAGTAGCACCTCATCCACTAAAAGATTATCAAACAACATCAGTTTGAGCCAAAAAGTGTATATAATGTCTGTGCCACTGGGTCTGGTCAATAATATtcatagtatttatttttgtgtcttttttggtTCAGAAGTTTGCTCAGAATAGTTAACTCAAATTGGACATTTTTCCAAGGTACATTGGTTGAAAATCTGCGGACTATAGTGAGTAATGttcttttatctttatcttgagaaaaaaaaaatcctctctgtatagtttaaaattgtctTGAAATGAAATTCAGGAAAAGATGCAACAGGTATGTATTTCAACttttaatttcttatttttaattcacatttttacaacatTTGCTCATATATTTCTCATTCTCTGTCTCAGCAGTTGTCCATGATCCTCCTCAATGAGCTGATCCTGCTCACGTTACTGCCTCCAATGTCCCGGAAGCTGCGGTACTCCCCTGGGCGCACGTACATCTGGCGCCCCCTGAAGTTGTTCTGTTCAAACAGCAGCCAGTGTCCGTCCATCACGTGACAGGACTGACAGTCGGACATGTAGAAGCGCTCCTGCAGAGACTCGCAGTCCTCCATCAGCTCGTGCATTTGACCCAAGAGGTTTTCACGCTCATAAACGCGGACCCGGAACTGGCCTCTGTGCtgaagagataaagagaaaaatGTTTAGGAAGAATATTCACAAAAAAGAATATACTTTTTGGGGTATGTcaatccaccagaaaactttAAACTTTGATTAAGGTGtaagtatcagacaaatgtgaacTGACtaatatttctgcacttttgtgggtATTTTtgcaatgtattatttatttattatccttaTTTGGAAGTTTACAACATGCAGACTTTTTTCAAACTATATCCTGTTCAGAATGACCATTTTGACCACCTCTGCTTCACTTATGGATATTCAGACTTCCAAGCATGTAAAAATCAACTTATACTATTTTGCTTATAAATAATacttacttcttttttttttaacttgtttttaagattttttttttacagtacaaTTGAGCTACTGTTACTTGGATGTTCTTGCCTTGTAaaatttcattacatttttaatcttTCTTAAAAAACATCAGTTCAAATTTTATATTCTTGTTTTGAAGGatattttgcagttttgatttgatttgaaaaaatgAGAGGGAAACTACTATGCCATAGCTACTAACACTAacctaaatattatatcttttgaaaaaTGGCACCTTATAAGCAGAAACTGATACCCATGAATTGGCTTAGTATAATGTTGTGGGAAAAGTAAAGTTACTATTAATCTGCAGgttttaattgtaatttaaCTACTTCAAAGACCTAGTAAGTTGTTAATAAACATGTTCCTAATACTGTCTAATCATCCCTGCATGTTGTTACCATAGGGATCATGCGACAAGAGCGAATGGACTCCATCTGAAAGGCCCCTCCCATCCCGGTCAGACTCCCGATCCTCTGCACATCTGCGTACTCTCCCCTCCTCAGAAAGACTTGGTTCCCGTTGAAGTTTGGCCTGTCGTAGACCATGAAGCAGCCGTTGTCGACACGAACGGAGCTGCAGCGGCTCAGGTGAGAGTGGATGTCGGAACTGTCACCGCTGCTCTCAAACGAACGGCCCTGGAAGTTTCTCTCCTCGTAGAAAATGATCTGGAATGAACAAATGCTGAGGTTTGATTTGAGGTAAGGAAGTTATAGAAAATTGGAagtttaaatgaacaaaatttGAAGAAGAAAGTTGaagttaaaataacaataaaacttaGAAGAAGTTCAAAACATACTAAGGTTCAATTTGAGgcaagtaagtaaataaaatttCAAGTTTAAAGGAACAatttgtaactttctggaggtggcatatcacctgcttgattccatggaGAAAGGCTGTTAaaatcatatttcagaacattcctaatggagatagaaaagttgtaggccatactgtggaagattatagccaaaagagcaacattgccatggaaacaaacaggaacaggtCCTGCTCCacgccaaataagagtcaagtttgtggagatgcaagccctctcacagtaagtaagcctgtttttgttgttggtttttttactattttcagtacaaaaaacagaatgaaaagaaaaacaaatttcatTGTTGTCAATATTTTGcctaaaaaactaaataaaaaaaaaaacatttgaagttTCAAGCTATAACAAAAATCTCTACTAATATAACTACTATTATCcttactactacagttacttctattaccactaccaccactacagCTGTTGCTCTCCCAAAACCAGTTCCATTTGCTCATATTTTCCAGTATCCATTTTGAGACAGTGCAAATGAATATTATTAAACTCCAACTCTTTGTTATTACCCTGCCCATGTTGCCAGTAGTTTTAGCCCTCGCCGATGATGCTACGCTAACCCTGTGTGTCTTCTATATAGACTTTATATAGTTCATCGCTTTGCTAACGTTTGTGCAAAAGTACCTGACTCATCACAGACGCACGtggatccattcatttcaactGTAGGCCTCTTTGTACAGGGGTCACGCGAGGTCGTCACACGGCAAAAActgtgcaatgtttttttatatattctgCTTAGTAATACAAGGCTAAAACAATCTGGaaaacacattcatagtctGTTTTATCATTAGAAATAGACAGGAGAAGCTAGAGGCGCTCATTCATACAGAAAGGTTCTCAACAAATCGTGAATACTGGTGTTTTTCAGTTTCTAGAATaagatgatgtcataatcccagatgggggtggcaagagacagttttccctttgtactttgccatgaaatatccaaaaaataaatgcacaaatgttgaacctgatcatttctatttgtgacTAGATCCAAAAACTCACTATTACAACAAAACTGCATTTCAACAGTGAACATTGTAGCTGTGCCTcatctgtattttatatatatatatggcggTCTATAGCAGAATCatcatcagttaccatggtgacacagtgcacacattagcatatGCAGTCAAAAAGTgtttagattgtctgaaaactcacgaaaaaagacaaaatggactTAAACAACACATATTCAGGAGCCAATGATCAAtacaagcgttcatggtcctgtttatgtgtttgattttcaacaaaaatgtgagtgactaactgaaaaattgctggctaatgctagctagcttatgactgttattattttttgaggGACTTTTTTAACACtaaaaatcatctcacctgttctagttccaactaagtcagctctttatggtcagattgtgtcaaaataaagctcagattaaagtctaacaaagcctcagacagaaaatgcctacagttagcatcacaccgccagggaatgttgatgacatcagtttCAAAGAAATCAATATGAAACAATTATTTTGTCAGTGTCAACAGGTATCCTTTATAGGTAGAATAGAACTGTAGATCTGTGGGACTGGTCAAAGGGGTCGCTCAATTTAAATAGAagcaaataaatacttaaagtgtcactgtgtaacgtttcaggtggagggtctgccagctGCTTGTTCTTAGTggggttattgctttgcctggaatattccacagtgtcaCACTGAACTATTCtctctccaaggagacaagcaggtgccaccACAAGACtcagttacaagtcagatctttgGAAAGACGAGcgcactcacagcaagaatgcctgtttttcaaggtatttttgagtcaTAGAA
This genomic window from Periophthalmus magnuspinnatus isolate fPerMag1 chromosome 2, fPerMag1.2.pri, whole genome shotgun sequence contains:
- the LOC117380626 gene encoding gamma-crystallin M3-like, with product MGRIIFYEERNFQGRSFESSGDSSDIHSHLSRCSSVRVDNGCFMVYDRPNFNGNQVFLRRGEYADVQRIGSLTGMGGAFQMESIRSCRMIPMHRGQFRVRVYERENLLGQMHELMEDCESLQERFYMSDCQSCHVMDGHWLLFEQNNFRGRQMYVRPGEYRSFRDIGGSNVSRISSLRRIMDNC